The Celeribacter baekdonensis genomic interval CCTTCAACAGCCGCGCCATCCCAAGCACACCAGATCGCATCCACATCCGGGTGAGAGGTCAGAATGTTATCGACGGCCTGACGCGGCGAGACATTGCCCGCCAAAGCAAAGGCCCATTCTGTGACGATTTCGACCTCTGGATAGCGACGCAAGGTCCATTCCATCCCCAAAGTGCGCTGATCCCAGCTCTCGTTTTGCGGCAGCATGACGCGGGCAATTTTGCCTTTGCCGTTCAGAGCCTTACAAATGTATTCGCAGGAATACTGCCCCATGCCGAAATTGTTGGACATGGCGGTTGTGGTGACGATGGCTCCGGGTACGGCGCTGTCGGCACAAAACACCGGAATGCCTGCGGCAATAGCGCGTTCAACCGCGGGGGCGATGGCGACAGCATCGGCGGGGTGATGAACAAAGCCTCAGGCTTTGTCGCCACAAGCGAGTCGATTTGATCGGACTGGACGCGTGCGTCAAAGCCCGCATCAGTCATGGTCAATTCACCGCCAAGTTCAGCCACAGCCGCGTTAAAGCCGTCTTGTAGGTGACGACCAGAATCATATGTGGTCCAGCCAAGAGACGCGGCGAATTTGCGACCAGCCGCCTGAGCCCGCATCTCTTTTGGCCAAAGGGCAACACTGGCCGCAACCGCTGCCGTCCCAGCCATGAACATCCGGCGGTTCAATCCGTCTTGGGTCATTTCCTCAGTCATTGTTCTTTCCTCCACTGTGTGCCGCCCTGTTTGGGTCAGCTTTTGTTGACCCATGCGCCCCCTCCTCAGGGTGCATGGGCAAGATCTCAGCAGCTCGCGACCGCGCCCTTCCAGCGATCAAAAGCCTCTGTGTAACTGTCCAGATATGCGGGCTCTGGTCCGATCGAGCCCTTCAGTTCGGGACGACGCAGCACCGAAGCCGGGGCCGCATTGGTTGCCGCGATCATGCCCAACCGTGCCGCGCCATAGGCCGCGCCAAGCGCGCTACCCCGAGGCACGTCCAGTTCCAGTTCAAGCGTATTGGCCAGCATCGACAGCCACAGCTCCGATTGCGATCCGCCGCCAATGGCCAGCAACCGACGCAGCTCGGTCCCACTGGCACGGAACGCATCGGCGCATTCGCGGATGGCAAAGGCCACGCCCTGCATCACCGCTTGTGTCATTGCAGCGTCATCATGTTGATGCGCCAGTCCAAAGAACCCGCCGCGAATTTTGGCATCCGAGCGCGGCGACCAGCAGCCGTCGAGAAAGGGCACAAAGGTCAGATCCGTGGCCGAGCGTGGCGCATGGCCCAAGGCTTGGACCAACTCCGCCGGGCTGGCTTTGAGCCGCGCCGACAGCCAGGTCAGGCACGAGGTGGCCGAGAGCACCACCGACATTTGATGCCAACGATCGGGCACCGCATGGCACAGCGATTCAATCGCGTGATCTCCGGCCGATCTTGGGCTGTCATTGGCGACAAACAGAACGCCGGATGTGCCCAAGGACACGGTGCCATCGCCGTCTTCGATCACGCCGGTGCCGCAGGCGCCGCAAGCATTGTCACTGCCGCCCCCTGCCACAACCGGACAGCGCACCATGCCCCACCGCGCCGCAAGCTCTGAGCGCAACCGCCCGGACACGGCGGTGCCTTCGACCAATCGCGGCATCTGACGTTGGTCCAAACCGCAGGCCGACAGCATTGTGTCGGACCAATCGCGTCTGTCCAGATCGACCCACATCGTGCCGCTCGCATCGGCCAAATCGCTGACCTTTTCACCCGTGAGCAACAGACGGACATAATCTTTCGGCAACAGCACGGTGCGGATGGCGTGAAAGGTCTCCGGCTCGTGACGACGCAGCCACATCAGTTTGGTCGCGGTCACACCCGGCGTCGGCTTGCGCCCGACATGGTGCATCAAATCGGGCACCGCCTCAGACAACTCCTCACATTCAGGGGTGCTGCGCGTGTCATTCCACAAGATCGCCGGGCGCAGTGGCTTGTCCGCGCCATCCAGAACGGTGGCCCCATACATCTGGCCCGACAGGCCAATGCCTTCGACCGCGGCCATAGCTGTGCCGTGATTGGCGCGCAACGCATCAAGCGCCTCGCCCACAGCGCCCCACCATAAGGCGGGGTCTTGTTCGGACCATCCAGGGTGTGCGCGCGTCACCTCAAGGGGTCGCGAGGACGCCTCGGCAACCAACTGTTGATCCGCATCCATCAGGATACACTTTACCCCGGACGTCCCAAGATCTATGCCCAGAAACATCGGCTTCTCCTCCCTAATTTCACCGCCTCCTCAAGCGGCTGTGCATGCGACCTCTGCACCACGGGTTCCTCTGTCCCCTGTGAGCCTGAGCTCAGGCGCTTTGTCGCGTCGTCTGTGACCCTTCCATGTAGTGTTCAATGGCGTCAATTTGTGACGGGCTTAACCGCAGCCCTAACTTGCTACGATGAAACAGAATATCCTGCGCCGTATGGGCCCACTCGTGGCGGCGCATGTAGTCAATTTCGCGCGCGCTCAGTCCAGCGCCAAAATCCATCCCCAGATCAGACCGCTTTTTGGCCATCCCGAGCATGTTCGGCGCGCGGGTGCCGTAAAAGCGAACCAAACGGCGCGCTTCGCTGATTGAGAGAAAGCCATAGCGAGACTGTAGTTTTCGAACCTCCGCCTCGAATGTCCCGGGATCGAACTCCCCGCCTGGCAATGACATCGTTCCGGTCCAGCCGGACGCAAGTTTTGCGCCACTTTGCGGGGCCTTCAAACAGGTCTCGATCCTTTCCATGGCTGATTCAGCAAGCCGTCTATACGTCGTGATTTTGCCGCCAAAGACCGACAGGATCGGGGCTTTTTCACTCTCATCGACTTCCAAAACATAATCCCGCGTCGCCTTTTGCGCGTCTGAACTGCCATCATCATAGAGCGGGCGCACACCGCTATAGGTCCAGACCACATCGCTGACCGAAACCGGCCGTTTGAAATAGCCGGACACGAGTTTGCACAGATACGAAATCTCTTCCGGCGAGGCGGCCACATCGGCGGGATCACCGGGATAGTCGCGATCGGTGGTGCCGATCAGCGTGAATTTATCCTCATAGGGAATGGTGAACACGATCCGCCCGTCATCATTTTGAAAGATGAAACAGCGGTCGTGATCATAGAGTTTCGGAACCACGATATGCGAGCCTTGGACCTGACGCACCCGGCCTTTCGGTGGCCGCTGTGCAACAGTGCGCGCCACGTCATTGGCCCACGGTCCGGCTGCGTTGATCACCATGCGCGCGCGGATCACCTCATCGCGCCCCGTGTCCAGATCACGGGTGGTCACGATCCAGCCGCCGTCGGGATGGGGTTTGGCGGTTGTGCAGCGGTGGCGGGCGCGGATGGTGGCCCCGCGTTCCTCGGCATCTATCGCATTGAGAATGACCAAACGGTTGTCCTCGACCCAGCAGTCCGAATATTCAAACCCGAGTTTCAAATCCGCCCGCAGACCCGCGCCAATCGGCCCAGTTTTCAAATTGACCCGCGCGGTGCCGGGCAAGAGTTTGCGCCCGCCCAAATGGTCATAAATGAATAGGCCAAGACGCAAGAGCCACGCCGGGCGCATCCCTTTGGAATGCGGCAAGACAAAGCGCAGCGGGCGCACAATATGGGGCGCGATGTTCCACAGGACTTCGCGTTCGATCAGGGCCTCCCGCACCAGTCGGAATTCGTAATGCTCCAAATACCGCAAACCGCCATGCAACAGCTTGGTTGAAGAGGACGAGGTGGCCCCGCCCATATCGCCCTGTTCACACAGATAAGTGGAATAACCCCGCCCGACCGCATCGCGCGCAATGCCGCACCCGTTGATGCCGCCGCCGATGATGGCAAGGTCATAGAGGGGATCAGACGCGGGATCAGACATGAGCCGCCTCCCGCGCCGGGACGGGGCGCGCGCTCAGGATGCGTTCGGCAATCTCGACAAAGCCTGCGCCACCCTCGGACGGGGCCACAAAGGCGGGCGGGGCAAAGCTACCCGGTTCAAAATCGCGCACATTGGCGACACCGCAGGAATTTGGGAAAAACTCAAACATCGGACCGTCATTCGGACTGTCGCCCGCAAAGATAATCCGTGCACGATCCGCATCCAGATCCATCCCAAGGATGTCCTTGGCAAAGAGGCGGCTCATCGACAGTTTGTCGTAATTGCCAAACCAGCCGTTCACATGGATCGAGGACAGTTTGGCGACCGCCCCGGCCTCTTTGAACATATCGAGGATCAATTGCACCTGATCTTCGGGCAGTGCGGGCACATCTTCGCAGAAATCAATCGCCAGATCGGCTTCGCGATAGAGTTGATCCGAGGCGATCCCCGCGCCGGGCACTTTTGCCAAAATGTCCTGACGCAACACGTCGAGACGGAACCGATTTTTACGCCGTTCTTCTGCCGTGGCAAAAAACTTTTGCCGCATCACTTTCTTTTCGCGATCATAGGAAAAATAGAACGCACCGTTTTCACCCACGATTCCGGCCACGGGCCAAAGCCGTGCGATCATATCGCACCACCCGGCGGGACGTCCGGTGATCGGCACCACCGCAAGCCCCGCATCGGCCAGCCGCTCCAAAGCGGCATAGGCCGCGGCGGGCAACTGGCCGTCCGTGGTCAGCGTATCGTCAATATCGGTCAAAACCGCCACACAATTGGCCAGTTGGCCGTCGTCAAGTTCGCTCAGCGGACGCATCAGACCCACTCCTCAATAAAACTGTCCAGAATGCCCATGTCATCGGCGAGATCGAGCATGGAGTAGCGGTCGCGCATCTCGCGGCAATGGCGCAGGGCGTCGATATACAGACCGCGTTCAAGGCCGATTTCGTCATAGGTGGCCCCGCCCCCGGAGGCGCGTAGATGTTTCGCCATCTCGTCAGGTGCCAACATCATTGCGCGCAATGTTGTGCGCAGTTCAGGCCAGATTTCAGCC includes:
- a CDS encoding sugar ABC transporter substrate-binding protein translates to MAPAVERAIAAGIPVFCADSAVPGAIVTTTAMSNNFGMGQYSCEYICKALNGKGKIARVMLPQNESWDQRTLGMEWTLRRYPEVEIVTEWAFALAGNVSPRQAVDNILTSHPDVDAIWCAWDGAAVEGTLAARAAGRTDLILTGIDGGSQAFNYIAADTPLKLSMAQSFYEMAYLDVFYAHELLAGRSTPRLITTPTYAVTKDMLQNGIPDNFDVPGEAEKMGWSRAL
- the xylB gene encoding xylulokinase translates to MFLGIDLGTSGVKCILMDADQQLVAEASSRPLEVTRAHPGWSEQDPALWWGAVGEALDALRANHGTAMAAVEGIGLSGQMYGATVLDGADKPLRPAILWNDTRSTPECEELSEAVPDLMHHVGRKPTPGVTATKLMWLRRHEPETFHAIRTVLLPKDYVRLLLTGEKVSDLADASGTMWVDLDRRDWSDTMLSACGLDQRQMPRLVEGTAVSGRLRSELAARWGMVRCPVVAGGGSDNACGACGTGVIEDGDGTVSLGTSGVLFVANDSPRSAGDHAIESLCHAVPDRWHQMSVVLSATSCLTWLSARLKASPAELVQALGHAPRSATDLTFVPFLDGCWSPRSDAKIRGGFFGLAHQHDDAAMTQAVMQGVAFAIRECADAFRASGTELRRLLAIGGGSQSELWLSMLANTLELELDVPRGSALGAAYGAARLGMIAATNAAPASVLRRPELKGSIGPEPAYLDSYTEAFDRWKGAVASC
- the glpD gene encoding glycerol-3-phosphate dehydrogenase, giving the protein MSDPASDPLYDLAIIGGGINGCGIARDAVGRGYSTYLCEQGDMGGATSSSSTKLLHGGLRYLEHYEFRLVREALIEREVLWNIAPHIVRPLRFVLPHSKGMRPAWLLRLGLFIYDHLGGRKLLPGTARVNLKTGPIGAGLRADLKLGFEYSDCWVEDNRLVILNAIDAEERGATIRARHRCTTAKPHPDGGWIVTTRDLDTGRDEVIRARMVINAAGPWANDVARTVAQRPPKGRVRQVQGSHIVVPKLYDHDRCFIFQNDDGRIVFTIPYEDKFTLIGTTDRDYPGDPADVAASPEEISYLCKLVSGYFKRPVSVSDVVWTYSGVRPLYDDGSSDAQKATRDYVLEVDESEKAPILSVFGGKITTYRRLAESAMERIETCLKAPQSGAKLASGWTGTMSLPGGEFDPGTFEAEVRKLQSRYGFLSISEARRLVRFYGTRAPNMLGMAKKRSDLGMDFGAGLSAREIDYMRRHEWAHTAQDILFHRSKLGLRLSPSQIDAIEHYMEGSQTTRQSA
- a CDS encoding HAD-IIB family hydrolase, whose amino-acid sequence is MRPLSELDDGQLANCVAVLTDIDDTLTTDGQLPAAAYAALERLADAGLAVVPITGRPAGWCDMIARLWPVAGIVGENGAFYFSYDREKKVMRQKFFATAEERRKNRFRLDVLRQDILAKVPGAGIASDQLYREADLAIDFCEDVPALPEDQVQLILDMFKEAGAVAKLSSIHVNGWFGNYDKLSMSRLFAKDILGMDLDADRARIIFAGDSPNDGPMFEFFPNSCGVANVRDFEPGSFAPPAFVAPSEGGAGFVEIAERILSARPVPAREAAHV